Within Bradymonas sediminis, the genomic segment CGCGCGGCCTGAGCCCTCGAAGAATTGGCGGTCGATATCGCCCTTCTTATTGGCCTGGGCGGCGCGCTCAAGCTCGCTTAGGTCCGCGTCCTCGCGCGGCATCTCGACGTACACGTCGCTGCCGGCCAACTTAAAGAACATAAACCGCTCGCTCTGCGAGCGCCGCGACGGCACGCCGCTTAAGCTGACGTAGCGGTTATGCGGGATATCCGGTTTGAAATTCGGGTCCTGCGCGCTAAGCGTGGCGAACTCGAGGACGTTGCCGATCTCGACGGGCTCCGAGGAGCTGAAGAAATACGACAGCGGCACCTTCCAGTCGTGGATCAGCGAGGCGCCGAACCAGATGACGACCAGAAACAGAATCGGTCGTAGGATCGAGCCGCGCTGGCCCGAGGACGCCAGGCCCAGGAGCTCCGGGTCAATCTCTTCATCGAACGCTGAGTCCGGCTTAGGTTTTTGGGACTCTTCGACCATAATCTTTCACCGTGAGGAAGAACGTCTGAGGCACCAGGCGCGTATGCCACTGCGATCGTTTGCGTGCTGGTACTTATGCCAAGATGCGCCGATGATCAATCTATTCGCGCGCGCCGGGGATTCCGGCGGCGCGACCCATAATTAGAGAGACAACTCTTTTTGGCCAAGGTTTCGACATGTCAGAAATTGAAGACGCTGAGAGTCAACATAACATAGCCGAGCCCCAAACGCCGGTATTTTTAATGTCGCCGCCGCGCTCGGATTGGGCGCTCAAGGGAAAGGCGAATTTCCGCTCGCGCCAGGCCGCCCCGGCCGACGCCCAGCTCGCCCGCCAGGAGTGGAGCGCGCTGGCCGACGCGATCGTGGCGGCCGGCGGCGAGGTGCTGGTCTGCCCGCCGAACCCCGAGGCGGCGCTCACCGGCATGATCTACACCGCCGAGGCCGGCGAATTCTTCCGAAAGGACGGCGATGGCGCGTTTCTTTTGCCGAAGATGGCCTCGCCGCACCGGCGCGCCGAGGCCGCCTGGATCGGCCCCTGGGTCGCCAGCCTTGGCATCGAGGTCATCGCCCCGGACCCCGACGCCCCGCTGTGGGAGGCCCAGGGCGACGCCATCCGCGCCGCCGGCGCCGCCCAGATCGTGCACACTTACGGCGTCGGCCCGGACGCGCGCAGCGAGCGCGGCGCCTACGCGCGCGTCGCCGACCTGCTCAGCCCCGAGCATCTGCTCATCGAATTCGACGCCGACCCCTGGTTTCACGGCAATACCTTCCTCAATATCTACCGCGCCCCGGCCGGCGACGCTCACCTGATGGTGGTGTGCCCCGAGGCGCTCACGGACGCCGAATACGCGCGGCTTCGCGCCTTTTTACCCGACGCGCGCGTCCACGAGATCACCCGCGCCGAGAGCATCGGCTACGACACCAACGCCCTGCAGGTCGGCCGCACCGTGCTGGCGCCGCCGTCGCTGTCGCCCGGCACCCAGACCGCGATGCAGGCGCTCGGCCTCGAGGTCAAGCATATCGAGCTGGCCGAGCTCTTCGTCAAAGGCGGCGGCGCCCCGGTCTGCCTGAGCAACCGGCTGTGGGGCCTGCAGGTCGACGAGCTCCCGGCCGAGGCGCGCTGGTCGCTCAACTCCACCATCGAGGCCCACGAGATAGGGTGACCTGCCCCCGCCCCCCCAACAACGGGGCTCGCCACCCAGGGTACCTCACCCCCAAACCCCGCCGTTGGGCCCCGACCCACAGCCAACCTGTGTCAGAGCCCCCGGCGGTGAGGGTTGGGTGCGCCTATTTGCGCCTGATCTGGTACGGCGTGCCCATGATCGGCGAGCCACCCGAGCAGCGCGGGTAGACCGCGAGGGCCCAGTTCATCTGGGACGTGCAGCCGGCGATCTCTGCGCCCTCGCTGGCGCTCGCGCAGCTCCCGTCGAAGGTCTTTGACGTCGTGCCGGCGGTGCCGCGGATGGAGTCGCAGAATTTATCGTCGCAGAATAATTCGATATCGAGATCGGCGTAGGGCTGCCCCTCCGGGTTAAGCCCGGTGGGGTGCGTTAGCTCGATGGTAAAGGGTTGCGTGGGGGAGCCCAACTTAAACCAATCGCGGTCAAAGCGTGGGCAGGAGGCGCAGGAATTCATGTCGCCGTACACCCCGGTGGTCGTCAGGTTATTGCCGCTGAGGCTGTCGTTATCGGGCTCGTGGGCGTCCTGAATGCATTGCGTGGCGCAGCCGGCCCCCTCGTCGACTTCGCCGTTGCAATTGTCATCCTTATTATTGCAGATCTCGATGGCGCCCTCGTAGACGGTCGGGTCGTTATCGTCGCAGTCAGCGCCGAGCTCGCAGTTCTCGCCGCGGCCGTCCATGTCATTGTCGATGCACACCGCGCACGACTTGCCCTCCGGGCAGGTGCGGCTGAGCAGCATCCAGCCGCGGTCACCGACCTCGGTCAGCGGAGCCTCGCTGGTCCGGGTCACCTCGACAAAACCCCAGGCGGCGTTGGCGCCCTTATAGAGCACCTTGACCTTATCACCGGGGTAAATGAAGCGGTGGGCGTTGCCCTCCTGGGAGTAAAACAGCGGCGTGAGCACCTTGACGTCATGAATCTCCGCGGGGCTCACCGGCGCGCCGCCGCAATCGTATCGGGCGTCCTCGATGCGATTGGCGCTGGCGCAGTCGTTATAGTGCGGGCGAAGCGAGCCGTCCGGCAACTTCTCGACCGTGGTACACGGCATCGCCCGGCAATTGTCGTAGGGGTTCTGGCGGACCTGGAAGCTCGGTTTTTTCTGAATCCCGAGGCCGTCCAGGCACACCTCGTTGGCGACCTCGTAGCCGGCGAAGGTGAATTGACTCGGCTCAATCCACCCATAGACGCCGAGGCTCGGCGAATAGCCAAAGACCAGCCCCACCGCGTTGGTATATTCACGCAGCGCCGGGTTGTCGGCGCAGCTCGGGTTTCGCTCGGATTGCACCGCGAAATAATCGCCGGCGCTCAATTTACCCAGGAGCATATCGGGGTCGCCGAGGCCGCTGCCTAAGCCCGAAATAACGTCGACATCGTTGATGCCATCACGCACTTTATAGGGATAATAACCCACATTATCGGCCGTGGATTTCCACGCCTCCAGGATCCCATCGCAGGTATCGCCGCCGGTGTTGTCGGCGGTGCCGGCGCATATCTGGTTGGGCTGGCATTCGGGCAAGCCGACGTCGATCAGGCAGCCGGGAGAGTCGGCGCAATCGGTCGAACAGATATCGGTCGTCTCACCCGGCGAGCAGACGCCGTCGCCGCAAAAGGTCCCGGCGGAGCACTCGCCGCAGTCGGCCACGCAGGCGCAGGGAGCTTCTTCGGGCTGACAAATGCCGTCGCCGCAGCGCGGCATGCAGCTGCCACAATCCTGCGGGCAATCCTGGCAGGTTTCGCCGAAGCATTGCCCGTCGGGGCATGTCGCCGGGTCGGCGGCTTCGCAGTCGAGCGGGCAGCTCACCGCGTCCTCGGTGCCGTTGCACACCCCGTCGCCGCACGCCGGTCCGGGGCTACCGCAGTCGATCGGGCAATTTTGCGGGCTCTCGATCCCCTTGCATTCGCCGTCGCCGCAGCCGTCGGCCGGGCTCAGGCAGATGCCGCAATCGGGCTCACAGCTCTCGCAGGATTCGGACGCCCCGCACACCCGATCGCCACACCCCGTGCACGGGCCGCAGCCGGAGGGGCAATTCTGGCAATTCTCGCCGGCGCCGCATTGGCCGGGCTGGCAGGTCGGGCTGCACTCCCCGCAGTCCTGGGCGCAGCTCTCGCAATCTTCGGTGCCGTTGCACACATTATCGCCGCAGGCGGTGGTCGGGAATCCACAATCATAGGGGCAGTTCTGCGAGTTCTCATCGGGCTGACACACGCCGTCGCCGCAGGTGTCGGCGCACTCTCCACAGTCATCCACGCAGGTCGTGCAGGACTCGGTGCCCCAGCAAATCCCGTCGCCACATTGCACCTGACAGACCCCGCAATCCTCGGGGCAACTTCGGCAATCATCGCCGGAGGCAGGCGCGCAGACGCCGTCCCCGCAGGCCTCACTGCGGGCGCAGTCCTCGGGGCAATTCTGGCTATCCTCGATCCCAAGGCATACGCCATCTCCGCAGAATTGAGCGCCCGGCTCATGCGAGGTGCCGTCCCCCGGGCGAATATCATCGCCCAGCCCGTCGGCGCCCACCCCATCGCCACCACCGGTCGACACGCCCCCATTATTCTGCTTCTTGCCCGTGACCAGGCGAGAGTCCCCGCAATCGCCGCATGCGCCCAGGAAGAGGGATAAAATCGCAAAACAAATCACTCGACTAATCAGATACCGCCGTTCGCAAAACATAGGAGGAGCCTGGGGATGCGGAATATATAACGACAAGATTTAAATACTCTAACCTTTACAAGACATCATGACAAAGCTAGCACAAATCGAAAGCGTAGTACGGCACGTGTTGGAATAATAGTTCTGACTGACTGGCGCTCATTATTCAATCCGTCCGGCGCCCAACGCCTGCGTGAGGCGGCCCAAGTTGTGAAGACCCTGTGAGCGTGGTAATTTCAGGGGTGCATCTGACGCGCCCGTGCAGCCTCAAAGAACTCTATCTTCGAGCCTCTATTGTATGCGTGATAAAGCTCCAACATCGCTTCGGGACACCGAGATGCCTCGGGAAGGCGACGTGATCGATGGCCGCTACCTTGTCGATAAGGTGATCGGTCGCGGCGGGATGAGCTGTATCGTGCGCGCCCGCCAGCTCACGATGCAGCGCGATGTGGCGATTAAATTATTGCACCCGCATGTGGCCGAAGACGCGGCGACGCTGACGCGTTTTGAGCGCGAAGTGCACCTGGCCAAGAGCCTGGCCCACCCCAATATCATCCAATATTACGACTACGGCACGCTCGATAATGGCAGCATGTACCTGGTCATGGAGCTGCTCAACGGGTGCGATTTACACGCGTTGATCCAGCAGGAAGGCACCCTCGGGCTGCACCGCGCGATCGAC encodes:
- a CDS encoding dimethylarginine dimethylaminohydrolase family protein; this encodes MSEIEDAESQHNIAEPQTPVFLMSPPRSDWALKGKANFRSRQAAPADAQLARQEWSALADAIVAAGGEVLVCPPNPEAALTGMIYTAEAGEFFRKDGDGAFLLPKMASPHRRAEAAWIGPWVASLGIEVIAPDPDAPLWEAQGDAIRAAGAAQIVHTYGVGPDARSERGAYARVADLLSPEHLLIEFDADPWFHGNTFLNIYRAPAGDAHLMVVCPEALTDAEYARLRAFLPDARVHEITRAESIGYDTNALQVGRTVLAPPSLSPGTQTAMQALGLEVKHIELAELFVKGGGAPVCLSNRLWGLQVDELPAEARWSLNSTIEAHEIG
- a CDS encoding putative metal-binding motif-containing protein, with translation MICFAILSLFLGACGDCGDSRLVTGKKQNNGGVSTGGGDGVGADGLGDDIRPGDGTSHEPGAQFCGDGVCLGIEDSQNCPEDCARSEACGDGVCAPASGDDCRSCPEDCGVCQVQCGDGICWGTESCTTCVDDCGECADTCGDGVCQPDENSQNCPYDCGFPTTACGDNVCNGTEDCESCAQDCGECSPTCQPGQCGAGENCQNCPSGCGPCTGCGDRVCGASESCESCEPDCGICLSPADGCGDGECKGIESPQNCPIDCGSPGPACGDGVCNGTEDAVSCPLDCEAADPATCPDGQCFGETCQDCPQDCGSCMPRCGDGICQPEEAPCACVADCGECSAGTFCGDGVCSPGETTDICSTDCADSPGCLIDVGLPECQPNQICAGTADNTGGDTCDGILEAWKSTADNVGYYPYKVRDGINDVDVISGLGSGLGDPDMLLGKLSAGDYFAVQSERNPSCADNPALREYTNAVGLVFGYSPSLGVYGWIEPSQFTFAGYEVANEVCLDGLGIQKKPSFQVRQNPYDNCRAMPCTTVEKLPDGSLRPHYNDCASANRIEDARYDCGGAPVSPAEIHDVKVLTPLFYSQEGNAHRFIYPGDKVKVLYKGANAAWGFVEVTRTSEAPLTEVGDRGWMLLSRTCPEGKSCAVCIDNDMDGRGENCELGADCDDNDPTVYEGAIEICNNKDDNCNGEVDEGAGCATQCIQDAHEPDNDSLSGNNLTTTGVYGDMNSCASCPRFDRDWFKLGSPTQPFTIELTHPTGLNPEGQPYADLDIELFCDDKFCDSIRGTAGTTSKTFDGSCASASEGAEIAGCTSQMNWALAVYPRCSGGSPIMGTPYQIRRK